A single region of the Enterococcus mundtii genome encodes:
- a CDS encoding putative holin-like toxin has protein sequence MSVAEALALMIQFGSLMLALVGIMLTISKKDKK, from the coding sequence TTGTCTGTTGCGGAAGCACTGGCATTGATGATCCAGTTTGGATCGTTGATGCTTGCGCTTGTTGGCATTATGTTGACAATAAGCAAAAAAGATAAAAAATAA
- a CDS encoding putative holin-like toxin: MSVAEALALMIQFGSLMLVLVGIMLTSSKNDKK; encoded by the coding sequence TTGTCTGTTGCGGAAGCACTGGCATTGATGATCCAGTTTGGATCGTTGATGCTTGTGCTTGTTGGCATTATGCTGACAAGCAGCAAAAACGATAAAAAATAA